In a single window of the Thermus amyloliquefaciens genome:
- the hemL gene encoding glutamate-1-semialdehyde 2,1-aminomutase produces MERPISERLFSEAQRHIPGGVSSPVRAFKAVGGTPPFLVRGEGAYVWDADGNRYLDYVLSWGPLILGHAHPEVVQRVQEVAAQGLTFGAPHPLEVELAKAVKRAYPGLELVRFVSSGTEATMSALRLARGYTGRKYIVKFRGNYHGHADGLLVEAGSGALTLGVPSSAGVPQEYAQLTLVLEYNDPEGLRALLRARGEEVAAIIFEPVVGNAGVLLPTQDFLKALHEAKDYGVLLIADEVMTGFRLAFGGATERLGLEPDLITLGKVLGGGLPAAAYGGRREIMEKVAPLGPVYQAGTLSGNPLAMASGLATLEILERNPGHYARLEEVGARLEAGLREVLSRKGIPHAVNRMGSMLTVFFTEGPVRTFAEAKRTDTELFKRFFHGLLHRGVYWPPSNFEAAFLSVAHGEEEVALTLEALEKAL; encoded by the coding sequence ATGGAGAGGCCCATCTCCGAGCGGCTTTTTTCCGAAGCCCAAAGGCATATCCCCGGCGGGGTTTCCAGCCCCGTGCGGGCCTTTAAGGCGGTGGGGGGCACCCCTCCCTTCCTGGTGCGGGGGGAGGGGGCCTACGTGTGGGATGCCGACGGGAACCGCTACCTGGACTACGTCCTGAGCTGGGGCCCCCTCATCCTGGGCCACGCCCACCCCGAGGTGGTGCAGAGGGTCCAGGAGGTGGCCGCCCAGGGCCTCACCTTCGGGGCCCCTCACCCTTTGGAGGTGGAGCTGGCCAAGGCGGTGAAGCGGGCCTACCCTGGGCTAGAGCTGGTGCGCTTTGTCAGCTCGGGGACCGAGGCCACCATGAGCGCCCTGCGCCTGGCCCGGGGGTACACGGGCAGGAAGTACATCGTCAAGTTCCGCGGCAACTACCACGGGCATGCGGACGGCCTCCTGGTGGAGGCGGGAAGCGGGGCCCTCACCCTGGGGGTGCCCTCCAGCGCCGGGGTGCCCCAGGAGTACGCCCAGCTCACCCTGGTCCTGGAGTACAACGACCCCGAGGGGCTTAGGGCCCTCCTGAGGGCGCGGGGGGAGGAGGTGGCGGCCATCATCTTTGAGCCGGTGGTGGGCAACGCCGGGGTCCTCTTGCCCACCCAGGACTTCCTGAAGGCGCTGCACGAGGCCAAGGATTATGGCGTCCTCCTCATCGCCGACGAGGTGATGACGGGCTTCCGCCTGGCCTTTGGCGGGGCCACGGAGCGGCTTGGCCTGGAGCCTGACCTCATCACCCTGGGCAAGGTCCTGGGGGGAGGGCTTCCCGCCGCCGCCTACGGGGGAAGGCGGGAGATCATGGAGAAGGTGGCCCCCTTGGGCCCCGTGTACCAGGCGGGGACCCTTTCGGGGAATCCTTTGGCCATGGCCTCGGGCCTGGCCACCCTGGAGATCCTGGAGAGGAACCCCGGCCACTACGCCCGCCTGGAGGAGGTGGGGGCAAGGCTGGAGGCGGGGCTACGGGAAGTCCTCTCCCGAAAGGGCATCCCCCATGCGGTGAACCGCATGGGCTCCATGCTCACCGTCTTCTTCACGGAGGGGCCGGTGCGCACCTTCGCCGAGGCGAAGCGCACCGACACCGAGCTCTTCAAGCGCTTCTTCCACGGCCTTTTGCACCGGGGCGTGTACTGGCCGCCCTCCAACTTTGAGGCGGCCTTCCTCTCCGTGGCCCACGGGGAGGAGGAGGTGGCCCTGACCCTCGAGGCCCTGGAAAAGGCCCTCTAG
- a CDS encoding alpha-ketoacid dehydrogenase subunit beta — protein MVTEKARVLNLVQAINEALDLALARDERVLVFGEDVGRLGGVFRVTEGLQAKYGERRVFDTPLAESGILGLAIGLAMGGMRPVAEIQFAGFLYPALDQILSHLGRWRHRSRGRVGLPVVVRAPYGGGVHTPEQHADSPEALLCHTPGVKVVIPSSPERAKGLLLSAIEDEDPVFFLEAIKLYRGSRAEVPEGYYTLPLGRARVVREGGAATLIGYGGMVEVMLEAAEVAAKEGVEVMVVDLETLVPLDEETLLWAVRETGRAVVVYEAMRTGGFGAEIAARIAEGAIDHLQAPVVRVAGYDAPYPPFSAIEHHYRPSARRVLAALRRVLTH, from the coding sequence ATGGTAACCGAAAAGGCCCGCGTGCTGAACCTGGTCCAGGCCATCAACGAGGCCCTGGACCTGGCCCTGGCTCGGGATGAGCGGGTGTTGGTCTTCGGGGAGGACGTGGGGCGGCTTGGGGGGGTTTTTCGGGTCACGGAGGGCCTCCAGGCCAAATACGGGGAGAGGCGGGTCTTTGATACCCCCTTGGCGGAAAGCGGCATCCTGGGCCTGGCCATCGGCCTGGCCATGGGGGGGATGCGGCCCGTGGCCGAGATCCAGTTCGCGGGCTTCCTTTACCCCGCCCTGGACCAGATCCTCTCCCACCTGGGCCGCTGGCGCCACCGTTCCCGGGGGCGGGTGGGCCTGCCGGTGGTGGTGCGGGCCCCCTACGGCGGGGGCGTGCACACCCCCGAGCAGCACGCGGACTCCCCCGAGGCCCTCCTCTGCCACACCCCTGGGGTGAAGGTGGTGATCCCCTCCAGCCCCGAAAGGGCCAAGGGGCTTCTCCTTTCCGCCATCGAGGACGAGGACCCGGTCTTCTTCCTGGAGGCCATCAAGCTCTACCGGGGCTCCCGGGCCGAGGTGCCGGAAGGGTATTACACCCTGCCCCTGGGCCGGGCCCGGGTGGTGCGGGAGGGGGGCGCGGCCACCCTCATCGGCTACGGGGGCATGGTGGAGGTGATGCTGGAGGCGGCGGAGGTGGCGGCCAAGGAGGGGGTGGAGGTCATGGTGGTGGACCTGGAGACCCTGGTCCCCTTGGACGAGGAGACCCTCCTTTGGGCGGTGCGGGAGACGGGAAGGGCGGTGGTGGTCTACGAGGCCATGCGCACCGGGGGCTTTGGGGCCGAGATCGCCGCCCGGATCGCCGAGGGGGCCATAGACCACCTCCAGGCCCCGGTGGTGCGGGTGGCGGGGTACGACGCCCCCTACCCCCCCTTCAGCGCCATAGAGCACCACTACCGCCCCAGTGCCCGCCGGGTCCTCGCCGCCTTGCGCCGGGTCCTGACCCATTGA
- the pdhA gene encoding pyruvate dehydrogenase (acetyl-transferring) E1 component subunit alpha encodes MKPKVVQYLDKGEFPLSEGEALALYRAMRRARFFDEKALTLQRQGRLGVYAPFMGQEAAQVGVALALGEKDFVVPSYRESAMLLTRGLPIHTLLLYWRAHPAGWGFPEGVRAVNPYIPIATQIPQAVGLALAGRYRGEDWVVATSIGDGGTSEGDFHEGLNFAAVFDAPVVFLVQNNQYAISVPRAKQMRVDYIARRAEGYGMPGVVVDGNDALAVYLEAKKAVERARKGEGPTLLEALTYRLAPHTTSDDPSRYRTREEEEAWRAKDPLLRLRKALEARGLWDEERERGLLAELEAEFARELALADSAREPRPEEIVEHVYAAMGPDQRRAWEALRQGKHVEEVW; translated from the coding sequence GTGAAGCCCAAAGTGGTCCAGTACCTGGACAAGGGGGAGTTTCCCCTAAGCGAGGGGGAAGCCCTCGCCCTTTACCGGGCCATGCGCCGGGCCCGGTTTTTTGACGAGAAGGCCCTGACCCTCCAGCGCCAGGGGCGGCTAGGGGTCTACGCCCCCTTCATGGGGCAGGAGGCGGCCCAGGTGGGGGTCGCCCTGGCCTTGGGGGAGAAGGATTTCGTGGTGCCCAGCTACCGGGAGTCCGCCATGCTCCTTACCCGGGGGCTTCCCATCCACACCCTGCTCCTCTACTGGCGGGCCCATCCCGCGGGCTGGGGCTTCCCCGAGGGGGTGCGGGCGGTGAACCCCTACATCCCCATCGCCACCCAGATCCCCCAGGCGGTGGGCCTGGCCCTGGCCGGGCGTTACCGGGGGGAGGACTGGGTGGTGGCCACCTCCATCGGGGACGGCGGGACCAGCGAGGGGGACTTCCACGAGGGGCTCAACTTCGCCGCGGTCTTTGACGCTCCCGTGGTCTTCCTGGTGCAGAACAACCAGTACGCCATCAGCGTGCCCAGGGCCAAGCAGATGCGGGTGGATTACATCGCCCGGCGGGCCGAGGGCTACGGCATGCCCGGGGTGGTGGTGGACGGCAACGACGCCCTGGCCGTCTACCTGGAGGCCAAAAAGGCGGTGGAGAGGGCGCGGAAGGGGGAGGGCCCCACCCTCCTCGAGGCCCTCACCTACCGCCTGGCCCCCCACACCACCTCCGACGACCCCAGCCGCTACCGCACCCGGGAGGAGGAGGAGGCCTGGCGGGCCAAGGACCCGCTCCTGCGCCTGCGTAAGGCCCTGGAGGCGCGGGGGCTTTGGGACGAGGAGCGGGAAAGGGGGCTCCTTGCCGAGCTGGAGGCGGAGTTCGCCCGGGAGCTCGCCCTGGCGGACAGCGCCCGCGAGCCCCGGCCCGAGGAGATCGTGGAGCACGTCTATGCGGCGATGGGCCCCGACCAAAGGCGGGCCTGGGAAGCCCTGCGGCAGGGGAAACACGTGGAGGAGGTATGGTAA
- a CDS encoding pyridoxal phosphate-dependent aminotransferase → MRLHPRTQAARESIFPKMSGLAARLQAVNLGQGFPSNPPPPFLLEAVARALGRHDQYAPPAGLPALREALAEEFGVEPDNVVVTSGATEAIHVLVQSLVGPGDELVVLEPFFDVYLPDAFLAGAEARLVRLELGEQGFRLDPLALEGAITPRTRALLLNAPMNPTGLVFREEELRGIADLARRHDLFLISDEVYDELYFGERPPRLRAFAPERTFTVGSAGKRLEATGYRVGWIVGPKEYMPILAGMRQWTSFSAPSPLQAGVAEALRVARREGFYEALRESYRKRRDLLLFGLRSLGLRAYEPQGTYFLMAELPGWDAFRLLEAARVALIPASAFYREDPPFYLFRFAFCKSEEELSLALERLAPVVNSPA, encoded by the coding sequence ATGCGGCTTCATCCCCGCACCCAGGCGGCCCGGGAAAGCATCTTCCCCAAGATGAGCGGGCTTGCGGCCAGGCTCCAGGCGGTGAACCTGGGCCAGGGGTTTCCCTCCAACCCCCCGCCCCCCTTCCTCCTGGAGGCGGTGGCCAGGGCCCTGGGTCGCCATGACCAGTACGCTCCCCCCGCGGGGCTTCCTGCCCTCCGGGAGGCCCTGGCGGAGGAGTTTGGGGTGGAGCCCGACAACGTGGTGGTCACCTCCGGGGCCACGGAGGCCATCCACGTGCTGGTGCAAAGCCTGGTGGGCCCGGGGGACGAGCTGGTGGTCCTGGAGCCCTTCTTTGACGTGTACCTGCCCGATGCCTTCCTGGCGGGGGCCGAGGCCCGGTTGGTGCGGCTTGAGCTTGGGGAGCAGGGCTTCCGCCTGGACCCCTTGGCCCTGGAGGGGGCCATCACCCCCCGCACCCGGGCCCTCCTCCTCAACGCCCCCATGAACCCCACGGGCCTGGTCTTCCGGGAGGAGGAGTTGAGGGGGATAGCGGACCTCGCCCGGAGGCACGACCTCTTCCTGATCTCCGACGAGGTCTACGACGAGCTCTACTTTGGGGAAAGGCCGCCCCGCTTAAGGGCCTTCGCCCCCGAGCGCACCTTCACCGTGGGAAGCGCGGGGAAGCGCCTCGAGGCCACGGGCTACCGCGTGGGCTGGATCGTGGGGCCCAAGGAATACATGCCCATCCTGGCGGGGATGCGCCAGTGGACGAGCTTCTCCGCCCCAAGCCCCCTGCAGGCGGGGGTGGCGGAGGCCCTGAGGGTGGCCCGGCGGGAGGGCTTCTACGAGGCCTTGCGGGAGAGCTACCGGAAACGGCGGGACCTGCTCCTCTTTGGGCTCAGGAGTCTGGGCCTGCGGGCCTACGAGCCCCAGGGCACCTACTTCCTCATGGCGGAGCTTCCGGGATGGGACGCCTTCCGGTTGCTGGAGGCGGCCCGGGTGGCCCTGATCCCGGCCTCGGCCTTCTACCGGGAGGACCCGCCTTTTTACCTCTTCCGCTTTGCCTTCTGCAAAAGCGAAGAAGAGCTCTCCCTGGCCCTGGAGCGCCTGGCCCCTGTGGTAAACTCCCCAGCGTGA
- the tpiA gene encoding triose-phosphate isomerase has protein sequence MRRVLVAGNWKMHKVPSEARVWFAELKRLLPPLQAEVAVLPAFPMLPAAKEVFSGSQVAYGAQDVSPHREGAYTGEVSARMLKDLGCRYAIVGHSERRRYHRETDALVAEKAKRLLEEGITPILCVGEPLEVRERGEAVPYTLAQLRGSLEGVEPEGPERLVIAYEPVWAIGTGKNATPEDAEAMHQAIRQALAERYGEAFAGRVRILYGGSVNPRNFADLLSMPNVDGGLVGGASLELESFLSLLRIAG, from the coding sequence ATGCGCAGGGTTTTGGTGGCAGGAAACTGGAAGATGCACAAGGTGCCCTCGGAGGCCCGGGTCTGGTTTGCCGAGCTGAAAAGGCTCCTTCCCCCTCTGCAGGCCGAGGTGGCGGTCTTGCCCGCCTTTCCCATGCTCCCCGCGGCCAAGGAGGTGTTTTCGGGGAGCCAGGTGGCCTACGGGGCCCAGGACGTTTCCCCCCATCGGGAAGGGGCCTACACGGGGGAGGTCTCCGCCCGGATGCTCAAGGACCTGGGCTGCCGTTACGCCATCGTGGGGCACTCGGAAAGGCGGCGCTACCACCGCGAGACGGACGCCCTGGTGGCGGAGAAGGCCAAGAGGCTTCTGGAGGAGGGCATCACCCCCATCCTCTGCGTGGGGGAGCCCTTGGAGGTGCGGGAAAGGGGGGAGGCGGTGCCCTACACCCTGGCGCAGCTTAGGGGGAGCCTCGAGGGGGTGGAGCCCGAGGGCCCCGAGCGCCTGGTCATCGCCTACGAGCCCGTCTGGGCCATCGGCACAGGGAAAAACGCCACCCCTGAGGACGCCGAGGCCATGCACCAGGCCATCCGCCAGGCCCTGGCGGAGCGCTATGGGGAGGCCTTCGCCGGGCGGGTGAGGATCCTCTACGGGGGGAGCGTGAACCCCAGGAACTTCGCCGACCTCCTCTCCATGCCCAACGTGGACGGGGGGCTGGTGGGCGGGGCCAGCCTGGAGCTGGAAAGCTTTTTAAGCCTCCTTAGGATCGCCGGTTGA
- a CDS encoding phosphoglycerate kinase, translating into MRTLKDLEARGKRVLVRVDYNVPLKDGAVEDETRIVESLPTLRHLLAQGASLVLLSHLGRPKGPDPKYSLAPVAEALGRHLPGVRFVPFPPGSEEAYAAVQGLGAGQVAVLENVRFEPGEEKNDPDLAARYARLGEAFVLDAFGSAHRAHASVVGVARLLPSFAGLLMEKEVRALSRLLHAPEKPYAVVIGGAKVSDKIGVMENLLPRIDRLLIGGAMAFTFLKALGGEVGRSLVEEDRLDLAKDLLRRAESLGVKVHLPVDVVAAERIEPGVENRVFPADAIPVPYMGLDIGPRTQEAFAEALKGSRTVFWNGPMGVFEVPPFDEGTLAVGRAVAALEGAFTVVGGGNSVAAVNRLGLKERFSHVSTGGGASLEYLEKGTLPGLEVLE; encoded by the coding sequence ATGCGTACCCTGAAGGACCTCGAGGCCCGGGGCAAGCGGGTTTTGGTCCGGGTGGACTACAACGTGCCCCTGAAGGACGGGGCGGTGGAGGACGAGACCCGCATCGTGGAGAGCCTCCCCACCCTGCGCCACCTCCTGGCCCAGGGGGCTTCCTTGGTCCTCCTCTCCCACCTGGGGCGGCCCAAGGGGCCGGATCCGAAGTACTCCTTGGCCCCGGTGGCGGAGGCCTTGGGGCGGCACCTTCCCGGGGTGCGCTTCGTTCCCTTCCCCCCGGGCTCGGAGGAGGCCTATGCCGCGGTCCAGGGGCTTGGGGCAGGCCAGGTGGCCGTGTTGGAAAACGTCCGCTTTGAGCCGGGCGAGGAAAAAAACGACCCGGACCTCGCCGCCCGCTACGCCCGGCTAGGGGAGGCCTTCGTCCTGGACGCCTTCGGGAGCGCCCACCGCGCCCACGCCAGCGTGGTGGGGGTGGCCAGGCTCCTCCCCTCCTTCGCGGGCTTGCTGATGGAGAAGGAGGTGAGGGCGCTTTCCCGCCTTCTTCACGCCCCGGAGAAGCCCTATGCCGTGGTCATCGGTGGGGCCAAGGTTTCGGACAAGATCGGGGTGATGGAGAACCTCTTGCCCCGCATCGACCGCCTTTTGATCGGGGGGGCCATGGCCTTTACCTTCCTCAAGGCCCTGGGGGGCGAGGTGGGGAGGAGCCTGGTGGAGGAGGACCGCCTGGATCTGGCAAAAGACCTCCTTCGGCGGGCGGAGTCCTTAGGGGTGAAGGTCCACCTGCCCGTGGACGTGGTGGCGGCGGAGCGGATTGAGCCCGGGGTGGAGAATAGGGTCTTCCCCGCGGACGCCATCCCCGTGCCCTACATGGGGTTGGACATCGGGCCCAGGACCCAGGAGGCCTTCGCCGAGGCCCTAAAGGGCTCCAGGACGGTCTTTTGGAACGGGCCCATGGGGGTCTTTGAGGTGCCCCCCTTTGACGAGGGCACCCTGGCGGTGGGGCGTGCGGTGGCGGCCTTGGAGGGGGCCTTCACCGTGGTGGGCGGGGGCAATTCCGTGGCGGCGGTGAACCGCCTGGGCCTCAAGGAGCGCTTTAGCCACGTGTCCACCGGGGGTGGGGCGAGCCTGGAGTACCTGGAGAAGGGCACCCTCCCCGGCCTCGAGGTCTTGGAATAA
- the gap gene encoding type I glyceraldehyde-3-phosphate dehydrogenase, translated as MKVGINGFGRIGRQVFRILHGRGVEVALINDLTDNKTLAHLLKYDSVYRRFPGEVGYDDENIYVDGKAIRATAIKDPKEIPWGRLGVDVVVESTGVFTDAEKAKAHLEAGAKKVIITAPAKGEDITIVMGVNHEQYDPQRHHILSNASCTTNSLAPVMKVLEEAFGVEKALMTTVHSYTNDQRVLDLPHKDLRRARAAAINIIPTTTGAAKATALVLPSLKGRFDGTALRVPTATGSISDITALLRREVTAEEVNAALKAAAQGPLKGILAYTEDEIVLQDIVMDPHSSIVDGKLTKALGNLVKVFAWYDNEWGYANRVADLVEMVLKKGV; from the coding sequence ATGAAGGTAGGCATCAACGGGTTTGGCAGAATCGGCCGCCAGGTTTTTCGCATTCTCCATGGGCGGGGCGTGGAGGTGGCCCTCATCAACGACCTCACCGACAACAAGACCCTGGCCCATCTTTTGAAGTACGATTCCGTCTACCGCCGCTTCCCCGGGGAGGTGGGGTACGACGACGAGAACATTTACGTGGACGGCAAGGCCATCCGGGCCACGGCCATCAAGGACCCCAAGGAGATCCCCTGGGGGCGCTTGGGCGTGGACGTGGTGGTGGAGTCCACGGGGGTGTTCACCGATGCCGAGAAGGCCAAGGCCCACCTCGAGGCGGGGGCCAAGAAGGTCATCATCACCGCCCCGGCCAAGGGGGAGGACATCACCATCGTCATGGGGGTGAACCACGAGCAGTACGACCCCCAGAGGCACCACATCCTCTCCAACGCCTCCTGCACCACCAACTCCCTGGCCCCGGTGATGAAGGTGCTGGAGGAGGCCTTTGGCGTGGAGAAGGCCCTCATGACCACCGTTCACTCCTACACCAACGACCAGCGGGTCCTGGACCTGCCCCACAAGGACCTGCGCCGGGCGCGGGCGGCGGCCATCAACATCATCCCCACCACCACCGGGGCCGCCAAGGCCACCGCCTTGGTGCTTCCCTCCCTCAAGGGGCGTTTTGACGGGACCGCCCTAAGGGTGCCCACGGCCACGGGAAGCATCTCGGACATCACCGCCCTGCTCCGGCGGGAAGTGACCGCCGAGGAGGTGAACGCTGCCCTCAAGGCGGCCGCCCAGGGGCCCCTGAAGGGCATCCTGGCCTACACCGAGGACGAGATCGTGCTCCAGGACATCGTCATGGACCCCCACTCCTCCATCGTGGACGGCAAGCTCACCAAGGCCCTGGGCAACCTGGTGAAGGTCTTCGCCTGGTACGACAACGAGTGGGGCTACGCCAACCGGGTGGCCGACCTGGTGGAGATGGTGCTCAAGAAGGGGGTTTAG
- a CDS encoding biotin transporter BioY: MKTEALPYPPLVKTLWPHRTLARDLALVLGGSLLVALAARISLPLPFTPVPITGQTLAVLLVGAALGSRLGFLALLAYLAEGAMGLPVFAGGTGGLAKILGPTGGFLLAFPLAAGLVGFLVERFGLDRNFLGTLLAMLAGNALLYLVGLPWLAAWLMGAGKFAGTGALLAMGLFPFIPGDLVKAVVAALLLPSAWKGLGRR; this comes from the coding sequence ATGAAAACCGAGGCCCTTCCCTATCCACCCCTGGTCAAAACCCTCTGGCCCCACCGCACCCTGGCCCGGGACCTGGCCCTGGTCCTGGGGGGTAGCCTCCTGGTGGCCTTGGCCGCCAGAATCAGCCTCCCCCTGCCCTTCACCCCCGTGCCCATCACGGGACAGACCCTGGCGGTCCTCCTGGTGGGCGCCGCCTTGGGAAGCCGCCTGGGGTTCTTGGCCCTCTTGGCCTACCTGGCGGAAGGGGCCATGGGGCTACCCGTCTTCGCTGGGGGAACGGGCGGCCTGGCCAAGATCCTGGGCCCCACCGGGGGCTTTCTTCTGGCCTTCCCCTTGGCCGCAGGCCTGGTGGGGTTTTTGGTGGAACGGTTCGGCCTGGACCGGAACTTCCTGGGAACCCTTCTGGCCATGCTTGCGGGAAACGCCCTGCTCTACCTGGTGGGGCTTCCCTGGCTCGCCGCTTGGCTCATGGGGGCGGGCAAGTTCGCCGGAACGGGCGCCCTTCTGGCCATGGGGCTTTTCCCCTTCATCCCTGGGGACCTGGTGAAGGCGGTGGTGGCGGCTTTGCTTCTGCCCTCCGCCTGGAAGGGGCTGGGAAGGCGTTAG
- the smpB gene encoding SsrA-binding protein SmpB: MLENRRARHDYEILETYEAGLVLKGTEVKSLRAGKVDFTGSFAKFENGELFLENLYIAPYEKGSYTNVDPRRKRKLLLHRHELNRLRGKVEQKGLTLVPLRIYFNERGYAKVLLGLARGKKAYQRKEDDKKRAVRRALEEL, translated from the coding sequence GTGCTGGAGAACCGCCGGGCACGGCACGACTACGAGATCCTGGAAACCTACGAGGCGGGGCTCGTCCTTAAGGGCACCGAGGTCAAGTCCTTGCGGGCCGGCAAGGTGGACTTCACGGGGAGCTTCGCCAAGTTTGAAAACGGCGAGCTCTTTCTAGAAAATCTCTATATTGCCCCCTACGAAAAAGGCTCCTACACCAATGTGGACCCCCGCAGGAAACGCAAGCTTCTCCTCCACCGCCACGAGCTGAACCGGCTTAGGGGCAAGGTGGAGCAGAAGGGCCTCACCCTGGTACCCTTAAGGATCTACTTCAACGAACGGGGCTACGCCAAGGTGCTTCTGGGCTTAGCCCGGGGGAAAAAGGCCTATCAGAGGAAGGAAGACGACAAGAAGCGGGCGGTGCGCCGCGCCCTGGAGGAGCTATGA
- a CDS encoding N-acetylmuramoyl-L-alanine amidase family protein translates to MRFALAFLLLFALAQAPRPLLVGGEVGQALYPGGRGVAYGEVGLLARGLGLALWQGEGQVALGLGSRYKAFPLVENEAQAAARQAAWKRGPEVLVPLRPLSEALGLEYRAQEGILLRLPWARLLGMARGPDRVVLRFSREVNALVEGNSVLFLLAQGEGAGLSQEAQGLRLALESPPAQLYYPGGGQVVLEWGSPAKPRPTVLLDPGHGGQDPGISAGGLAEKDLTLDLAKRVASRVANARLTRQGDQYVPLEARLAQAQTASVMVSLHATQGSAVNLYLPKARTSPLAQNAAALLATAPAEQAALLKVYAGDPGRLAEALEKAFSALGIVLARAEGPYALTDIPGAGVLLEVGVERLKTPEARNQVAEAIAQAIRTYLE, encoded by the coding sequence ATGAGGTTTGCCTTGGCCTTCCTTCTCCTTTTCGCCCTGGCCCAGGCCCCAAGGCCCCTTTTGGTGGGGGGAGAGGTGGGGCAGGCCCTTTACCCGGGGGGGCGGGGCGTGGCCTATGGGGAGGTGGGCCTTCTCGCCCGGGGCCTGGGGCTTGCCCTTTGGCAAGGGGAAGGCCAGGTGGCCCTGGGCCTGGGAAGCCGCTACAAGGCCTTCCCCCTGGTGGAAAACGAGGCCCAGGCCGCGGCCCGGCAAGCCGCCTGGAAGCGGGGGCCGGAGGTCCTCGTCCCCTTGAGGCCCCTGAGCGAGGCCTTGGGCCTGGAGTACCGGGCCCAGGAGGGCATCCTCCTCCGCCTTCCCTGGGCCCGTCTTCTCGGCATGGCGCGGGGGCCAGACCGGGTGGTCCTGCGCTTCTCCCGGGAGGTGAACGCCCTGGTGGAGGGCAACAGCGTCCTCTTCCTCCTGGCCCAGGGGGAAGGGGCGGGCCTCAGCCAGGAGGCCCAAGGGCTTCGCCTGGCCCTGGAAAGCCCGCCCGCCCAGCTTTACTACCCTGGCGGGGGCCAGGTGGTCCTGGAGTGGGGTTCCCCGGCCAAACCTAGGCCCACGGTGCTCCTGGACCCGGGGCACGGGGGGCAGGACCCAGGCATTTCCGCGGGGGGGCTCGCGGAAAAGGACCTCACCCTGGACCTGGCCAAGAGGGTGGCCTCCCGCGTGGCCAACGCCAGGCTCACTCGGCAAGGGGACCAGTACGTGCCCCTCGAGGCCCGCCTGGCCCAGGCGCAGACCGCCTCGGTGATGGTCTCCCTGCACGCGACCCAGGGGAGCGCGGTCAACCTCTACCTGCCCAAGGCCCGCACCTCCCCCCTCGCCCAAAACGCCGCGGCCCTCCTGGCCACGGCCCCGGCGGAGCAAGCCGCCTTGTTGAAGGTCTACGCCGGGGACCCAGGACGCCTAGCCGAGGCCCTGGAAAAGGCCTTCTCCGCCCTGGGCATCGTGCTGGCCCGGGCCGAGGGCCCCTACGCCCTCACGGATATCCCCGGGGCAGGGGTGCTCCTGGAGGTGGGGGTGGAGCGGCTAAAGACCCCTGAGGCCCGCAACCAGGTGGCGGAGGCCATCGCCCAGGCCATCCGCACCTACTTGGAGTAG
- a CDS encoding GerMN domain-containing protein has translation MRRLLTFWNLLGLAFFVLGAMVYWQSSGPQASSALPLPSEEAQAASSLPAILYLPNPPQGLLKETRTLELGPGDTPESKVLATWAEALGAPRPRALYRMAGRLVVDLPADFVRGLDASQEALRLYSLAYTLLATFPQAEEVRFLVEGEPKPGLAHLDLSQPYRLP, from the coding sequence ATGCGCCGACTTTTGACCTTCTGGAACCTCCTTGGCCTGGCCTTCTTCGTCCTGGGGGCGATGGTCTACTGGCAAAGCTCAGGTCCCCAGGCCTCCTCCGCCCTGCCCTTGCCCTCGGAGGAGGCCCAGGCCGCAAGCAGCCTGCCCGCGATCCTTTACCTTCCCAACCCCCCTCAAGGCCTCCTGAAGGAAACCCGCACCCTGGAGCTAGGCCCGGGGGATACGCCGGAGAGCAAGGTTCTGGCCACCTGGGCCGAGGCCCTGGGTGCCCCCAGACCCCGGGCCCTCTACCGGATGGCCGGGCGCCTCGTGGTGGACCTTCCCGCGGATTTCGTCCGGGGTCTAGACGCTAGCCAGGAAGCCCTCCGCCTCTACAGCCTGGCCTACACCCTCCTGGCCACCTTTCCGCAGGCCGAGGAGGTGCGCTTCCTGGTGGAGGGGGAACCGAAGCCGGGGCTGGCCCATTTGGACCTAAGCCAACCCTATCGCCTGCCATGA
- a CDS encoding nucleoside triphosphate pyrophosphohydrolase family protein → MTLNEYQQEAKKTALYPEAYRILYPTLGLVGEAGELANKVKKVLRDHGGTLDPASRQDLLAELGDLLWYVAQLATDLGASLEEVAQGNLAKLRSRLERGTIGGSGDHR, encoded by the coding sequence ATGACCCTGAATGAGTACCAGCAGGAGGCCAAGAAGACCGCCCTTTACCCGGAGGCCTACCGGATCCTGTACCCCACCTTAGGCCTGGTGGGCGAAGCAGGGGAACTGGCCAACAAGGTGAAGAAGGTGCTTAGGGACCACGGGGGAACCCTGGACCCGGCCTCACGGCAGGACCTTTTGGCTGAGCTAGGGGACTTGCTTTGGTATGTGGCCCAGCTGGCCACCGACCTGGGGGCGAGCCTGGAGGAGGTGGCCCAAGGCAATCTGGCCAAGCTCCGCTCCCGGCTGGAACGGGGAACCATCGGAGGCTCTGGAGACCACCGCTAA